One Notolabrus celidotus isolate fNotCel1 chromosome 16, fNotCel1.pri, whole genome shotgun sequence DNA window includes the following coding sequences:
- the fam133b gene encoding protein FAM133 isoform X3, whose product MGKRDNRVAYINPIAAARARGPVNNAGPTIQDYLSRPRPTWEELKEQLEKKKKGSRALADFEDKMNVKWRKELAKNREKLLGGSEKDKEKDKKIMDKEKEEKKEKKEKKKKEKKKSSRHSSSSSSSSSSDSSSSSSSESEDEDEKKSVKKKRKRKRSLARRASDSSEDESDADSKKKKKKLKEEVDKDKDDRSRKRKRKAERSYKDSSTESSADSEEEETEAKKKKRSSEEKEKITDKSKKKRKKKHKKHGRKKKKKTALYSDSDLD is encoded by the exons ATGGGCAAAAGAGACAATCGAGTG GCTTATATCAACCCTATTGCTGCAGCACGAGCCAGAGGACCGGTAAACAACGCTGGACCAACGATACAAGATTACTTAAGCAGACCTCGACCAACATG GGAGGAGTTGAAGGAGCagctggagaagaagaagaagggctCTCGAGCCCTGGCTgactttgaggacaaaatgaaTGTG AAATGGAGGAAAGAACTGgcaaagaacagagagaagctGTTAGGTGGAAgtgaaaaagacaaagagaaagacaaaaagataatggacaaggaaaaagaagagaagaaagagaaaaaagag aagaagaagaaagagaagaagaaatccaGCAGG cattcttcatcttcctcctcctcatcgaGTTCTGattcctccagcagctcctcctcagAATCTGAAGACGAG GATGAAAAGAAGAGTGTGAAGAAAAAGCGGAAGCGAAAGAGGTCGTTGGCTAGGAGAGCGTCAGACAGTTCAGAGGATGAATCTGATGCTGACAGCAAG aagaagaagaaaaagttaaAGGAAGAAGTGGACAAAGACAAG gACGACAGGAGCcgtaaaagaaaaaggaaggctGAGCGGAGTTATAAAGACTCATCAACCGAGTCCTCTGCGGActctgaggaagaagag actgaagctaagaaaaaaaagagaagtagtGAGGAAAAGGAGAAAATTACA gacAAAtccaagaagaagaggaaaaagaagcacaAGAAGCAtggcagaaaaaagaaaaagaagacagcattATATTCAGACTCTGATCTCGACTAA
- the fam133b gene encoding protein FAM133 isoform X2: protein MGKRDNRVAYINPIAAARARGPVNNAGPTIQDYLSRPRPTWEELKEQLEKKKKGSRALADFEDKMNVKWRKELAKNREKLLGGSEKDKEKDKKIMDKEKEEKKEKKEKKKKEKKKSSRHSSSSSSSSSSDSSSSSSSESEDEDEKKSVKKKRKRKRSLARRASDSSEDESDADSKKKKKLKEEVDKDKDDRSRKRKRKAERSYKDSSTESSADSEEEEVTEAKKKKRSSEEKEKITDKSKKKRKKKHKKHGRKKKKKTALYSDSDLD, encoded by the exons ATGGGCAAAAGAGACAATCGAGTG GCTTATATCAACCCTATTGCTGCAGCACGAGCCAGAGGACCGGTAAACAACGCTGGACCAACGATACAAGATTACTTAAGCAGACCTCGACCAACATG GGAGGAGTTGAAGGAGCagctggagaagaagaagaagggctCTCGAGCCCTGGCTgactttgaggacaaaatgaaTGTG AAATGGAGGAAAGAACTGgcaaagaacagagagaagctGTTAGGTGGAAgtgaaaaagacaaagagaaagacaaaaagataatggacaaggaaaaagaagagaagaaagagaaaaaagag aagaagaagaaagagaagaagaaatccaGCAGG cattcttcatcttcctcctcctcatcgaGTTCTGattcctccagcagctcctcctcagAATCTGAAGACGAG GATGAAAAGAAGAGTGTGAAGAAAAAGCGGAAGCGAAAGAGGTCGTTGGCTAGGAGAGCGTCAGACAGTTCAGAGGATGAATCTGATGCTGACAGCAAG aagaagaaaaagttaaAGGAAGAAGTGGACAAAGACAAG gACGACAGGAGCcgtaaaagaaaaaggaaggctGAGCGGAGTTATAAAGACTCATCAACCGAGTCCTCTGCGGActctgaggaagaagaggta actgaagctaagaaaaaaaagagaagtagtGAGGAAAAGGAGAAAATTACA gacAAAtccaagaagaagaggaaaaagaagcacaAGAAGCAtggcagaaaaaagaaaaagaagacagcattATATTCAGACTCTGATCTCGACTAA
- the fam133b gene encoding protein FAM133 isoform X1: protein MGKRDNRVAYINPIAAARARGPVNNAGPTIQDYLSRPRPTWEELKEQLEKKKKGSRALADFEDKMNVKWRKELAKNREKLLGGSEKDKEKDKKIMDKEKEEKKEKKEKKKKEKKKSSRHSSSSSSSSSSDSSSSSSSESEDEDEKKSVKKKRKRKRSLARRASDSSEDESDADSKKKKKKLKEEVDKDKDDRSRKRKRKAERSYKDSSTESSADSEEEEVTEAKKKKRSSEEKEKITDKSKKKRKKKHKKHGRKKKKKTALYSDSDLD, encoded by the exons ATGGGCAAAAGAGACAATCGAGTG GCTTATATCAACCCTATTGCTGCAGCACGAGCCAGAGGACCGGTAAACAACGCTGGACCAACGATACAAGATTACTTAAGCAGACCTCGACCAACATG GGAGGAGTTGAAGGAGCagctggagaagaagaagaagggctCTCGAGCCCTGGCTgactttgaggacaaaatgaaTGTG AAATGGAGGAAAGAACTGgcaaagaacagagagaagctGTTAGGTGGAAgtgaaaaagacaaagagaaagacaaaaagataatggacaaggaaaaagaagagaagaaagagaaaaaagag aagaagaagaaagagaagaagaaatccaGCAGG cattcttcatcttcctcctcctcatcgaGTTCTGattcctccagcagctcctcctcagAATCTGAAGACGAG GATGAAAAGAAGAGTGTGAAGAAAAAGCGGAAGCGAAAGAGGTCGTTGGCTAGGAGAGCGTCAGACAGTTCAGAGGATGAATCTGATGCTGACAGCAAG aagaagaagaaaaagttaaAGGAAGAAGTGGACAAAGACAAG gACGACAGGAGCcgtaaaagaaaaaggaaggctGAGCGGAGTTATAAAGACTCATCAACCGAGTCCTCTGCGGActctgaggaagaagaggta actgaagctaagaaaaaaaagagaagtagtGAGGAAAAGGAGAAAATTACA gacAAAtccaagaagaagaggaaaaagaagcacaAGAAGCAtggcagaaaaaagaaaaagaagacagcattATATTCAGACTCTGATCTCGACTAA